From Syntrophorhabdaceae bacterium:
GCAAAAAAGGGCTTACCATCAAACCTTCCAATATGATGTGTAAATTCGAGACCGGTCTCAGCTTTTATCAATCTTGAAAATTGACCTGTTGCATTGTTTTCTATACAAAAGGTCTTTTTTGCATGCTTTAAAATATTTAGATAATCAAACTTCTCTATTAAAGGTAAAGGGAATACCTCTTGAAAGTGAATAAGGGCAATCTTTTTATTTTTTGATAGTATATCAACAATCTCTTTTAAAACCCCCCACGTGGAACCCCAACCTACAAGGACTATGTCTGGATTTTCATCTCCATAGAGTTCCGGTGGAAAGATTTCTTGGTTTATAAGAGCCATCTTTTTAAAAAGCCTCTTCTCCACCATTTTTATCCTTATATCTGGGTCCTCTGTAATATGCCCTTCCTCATCATGCTCATCACTGTCTGTTACAATAAGTTTTTTTGATGTCCCTGGTATACCAAATAAAGATACACCACTTTCTGTGTATGAGTGTCTTTTATAGTCTTTTATATCTTCAAGGGATCTCCCTTTTACTCTATATTCTCTATGAATAAATCTGTTAAAATCAAACGGTTCTGTTGTCCATTGGGAATCAGATAGATACTGGTCTGTTAATATAAACACAGGTATCTGGAATCTCTGAGATAAATCAAAGGCCTTATTGGTTAGATAGAATGCCTGCTCAGGAGAGCCAGGGGCAAAAATAACCTTAGGAAATTCACCGTGACCAGCATGGAGGGCAAAAAGAAGGTCTGCCTGTTCTGTTTTTGTAGGAAGCCCTGTTGCAGGACCTGGCCTCTGGGCAAGGGCAATAACAATAGGGGTTTCTGTCATGGCAGCAAGAGAAAGTCCCTCCACCATTAGGGCGAATCCGCCACCTGATGTCCCTGTCATAGACCTGACCCCTGCATAGGATGCACCTATTGCCATATTAATGGCTGCAATCTCATCCTCAGCCTGTTCCACAATTATCCCATACTCTTTAGCCTTTCCTGCCATGAATAACATAATACCTGTAGATGGCGTCATAGGATAGGCAGAATAGAATTTACATCCCGAAGCAATGGCTCCAATGCCTATTGCCTCATTTACACCTATTAGCATCCTTGATTTCTCTTTAGGGGTTATACTAAATGCACATCTTAGGCACTCTTTAACAGCATATCTATATCCTGCTGAGAATGCATCCTTATTCAAACTTATAATCTCGGCGCCTTTTTTCTTTAATTTATCCTCAACAATTTGAAAAAAAACATCCATCTCTATTCCAAGCATCCCAAGGACAGAGCCTGTTGCCACTGTATTTACCATAATTCTATCTTTACCATGGGTTTGTGCAAGGTCAAGTAAAGGGATATGGAGAAATTGATCGCCGATATATTCATTCTTCAGCATATCCCTATCATAAATAATAGTCCCACCAATGGTAAGCTCTTTTTCATGGAGGTTTATACTATCATTATCAAGGGCTACAAGGATATCTATTATGCTTTTTGATGATGAAACAGGCATGTCTGAAAAACGTATCTGATAAATATTATGCCCCCCTCTTATACGGGATTCATATTCCTGATGGGTAAATACATGGAAACCAGATCTTGCAAACACCTTTGCCAAGGTATCACCTATAGTCTGGATACCCTGACCTGCCTCACCGCCTATTTTTATTGTATAATCCAGTTCATCCCCCCTGTTTTAATTATACACATAAAGATAAAAATAGCAATAAAAGCTTGTGTATAACTTTTTTTTCAAATATATCACAAAATATAAACATCGGACTAACGCTCCAGCAAGGACATAAAATGCTTTTTGATTGCTAATGGTGTCCTTGAAAAATCAAACTTATTTATAAAATGGTCAACAGGTATATCCCTGCCTTCTTTAAACAGTGCATTTACACTGGCATAGACTTCACCATTTAGATCCTCTATCCATGCTGTTGCATGGACATCCCTGCCCTCTATCCTGAGGAATTGCCCTTTTGCAATATATGGGGTTCCGCATATAACAGGCTTAAAAAACTCCATTTCTGTCTTCCTTGTCATGCAGATCTTTTTTGTTTCCATAAATATGGCATACCATATTATGACATCAAGTATCCCAAATATAATCCCTCCGTGGAGGACATCTGTATAACCTTCAAATCTATTATCAAGATTTACCTCACAATAGACTATACCTTTTTCATACATCATCTGAAGCTTCAAACCATCTTCTCTGTTGAAACCACAAAAGAAAGAATCTTTATATACAGGCAGAACACCCTTCATGAGAACCTCCTCTAAAGCTTAATGATCTTTTATTTATTTGTGCTTGTTTTAAACAAGGTATTATATATGGCAAGCAATATGGAAATATTTTTTTCATTATTTTAAAAATCTAAAAAACTTACTCAATAGGGCCTTAAGTCGATATTCAAAACCCCATACCTTTTTCAAAGTTCTTTTTTTTAAAGTTTCTCTATTAGATCCCTGTCTATCTCCATGGTAGCTGCAAACTGGACTGCATTAAGAAGAATGGTCACCCTTTCCTTGCCTTCTATCTCCCTCTCAAATATACCTGTCAATCCTTTAAATGGTCCATCTTTTATAATAATCTTTTCACCTATTGATATAGGTTTCTTTTCAACGGTGGCAACGCCGTTTTCAAGTCTTGATTTTAGAAAATCTATTAGTTCTTCATGAATAGGGACAATCTTCTCTCCAAAATGAACTATTGTTTTTACACCACGGGCATACTTTACAATACGGAAATCATCGATGGGATGAAATCTGGCAAATATATAACCTGGGAACATGGGTTCTATCACATAGACAAACCTGCTGTTTTTAAATTTTTTTAATTTAAGTTTTGGTGCAAGCGTATCTATACCGATTGATATTAGGTTCGCTGCTGCCCTGTCTTCGTTTTTAGGTTTGGTATTTACTACAAACCATTTTTTCATTGCTGAATTTTAACACCGAAAAATAAAAATTATCAAGACAGTTTCTGTCAAAAAAACCTTGACAGTTTCTAAATGTTTTTATTAATATTCAAAATATAATGAAAATAGATATATTGGGTTGTTATGGAAATATAAAAGGTGATTTCAAGACTACATCTTTTCTCATCGATGACTCTATACTTTTGGATGCAGGAACAGTAACCAGTGTTTTAAATGATGATAGGATAAAAAAGATAGACAAAATAATCATAACCCATACCCACCTTGACCATATAAAAGACCTTGTTTTCCTTGTAGATGAACTTGTTATGATGGGCAGATATAAGATCGAGCTTATAAGCGTAGAACAGGTGCTCAATATTATATCAAATAATCTTTTCAATAACCTCATCTGGCCTGACTTTACTGTAATACCCTCTTATGATAATGCTGTTATAAAACTCCGTGAAATTATATTAAATGAATACACTGAGATAAACGATATAACCATAAAACCGATTCTCATGACCCATACTGTTTATTGTGTTGGTTATGTGATTAAAAAAAATGATAGAGGGTTTATGTTTACCTCAGATACTGGACCCACAAAAAACTTCTGGGAACAGGCAAATAAGGAAAAAGGTATAGATTTTATTATTGCCGATGTATCTTTTCCAAACCGTATGGAAGAACTGGCAAAGATATCAGGGCATATGACATTGAATATCCTGATAGATCACTTACAAAGATATGGTCTTGACGATAAACCCATATTCATTACACATATAAAGCCCATCTTTCTTGAAGAGATAATACATGAACTTTCACAACTGGGAAGGCCAAATATCAGGCCACTTATCCAGGGTGAAACTATCCATGTATAAACTACATATCTTTTAAATGGGGTTTAACATGAAAACTACAAATTATCTTTTAAAATCAACTATAATATTTTTTCTTTTTTCTGTTTTTTATATATACCCAGCCCATGCCCAAAACTCCTTTGAGAAGGGCATGAAGGAATTCAGGGAAGAGAACTATGAAGAGGCATTAAGTTATTTTATAGAGGCAAGAAATGAGGATCCCAAATCATCTATAGCTGCGTATTTTTTAGGTCTAAATTATAAAGTCATGGAGGATTATAAAAATGCCGTACCCCATCTAAGAGATGCCGTAACCCTTATCCCCCACGTGAAAGAGGCATTGATCGAGCTCATAGATGCCCTTTATCAAACAGAAGGGCTCGATGAGGCAATCAAGTGGATAGATGTGGGAGAAAAAGAGGGTATCCAACCTGCTCGTCTTCAATTCTGTAAAGATAGGTGTCTTTGACCTCCAAAGAATAATACGAGAGTCAAAGACAATAGAAGGTTATAGACAGGATATTGCAAAGAGCATTGAAGAAAAGGCAAGGCCTATAAGGGCAAAGGAAGAGTCTTTAAGAACCATGGAGGATAAGCTTAGAAAACAGTTACAGGTTATGTCTATTGATGAAAGAAGAGAACTCGAAGAAAAGACTACCAATGAGGCTAAAGAGATAAAAAGGATGAAGGAAGACCTTGATATACACCTGAGAAAGATGGATAGAGAACTGACACAAAAGGCATTTAAGGAGATAGATGCAATAATTAAGAATATTGCAGTAAAAGAGAATTATACATTAATCTTTGAGAAAAGTAGTGCAGGTATAGCTTATTTTAAAGAAACCTTAGATATCACAAAAAAGATATTGGAACAGATAAAATAGAACAGGGATATTTTTACAAAGAATCTTATTCTCTAAATCTAAGGAGTGCCAGTATTTCTCCTCTTTTTTTATCTTTTTTCTCTATTATTACAGGTTCGAGCAACTGGGATTCTCTATCATAATAAAGGTTTTCAAGGTTTTTTAGATCGGCAATGACTAGTCCATCAGGATATTGGCTTCTGAAATCCATTAATCCTTCCCGTGTGTGTATCTCCTTGATTATGCCCATATGGAGATAAAATATCAAAGACGAAGGCACATCTCTGTATATAACAACCCTTTTCTTTTCTTGCCCTTGGATGGTTTTTTTCACCTCCTGAGAAAACCATCTCACACTAATTCTTTGTTTCTCAGTAACAGCCATTCCAATATTAAATACCCACAATTCTAATATTAATACACTTAACAACATGAAAACAAAACCCTTTATTCTCTCCTGTGTAAACAAAAGGGCTGCAGAAAAGATACCCATTAAAAGCATAAAAGGCGATAAGATGACCTCTGATATATGTCTGAAATCATCAAATTTAATGTACACATAAATCAATACTATGCCTAAAACAGAAAGCGATATAGATGTTGATACTAATGCTATTTTTAGAGCTTTAGAAAATGGATGCTCAAGCCAATCTCTTATTGACTTCCCTGCAATAATCATGAGCCCTGGGATAAGGGGTAGGATATAGTAACTGCGTCTTGAACCAGATAGCATAAAAAAGATAAGTATCCCCATAGAAATAAGTATAATTAACCTCCCGGACTTTTCTTTCCATATAATATGGATCCTGAAAAAAGATGCAGCCACAATCAATGTCCACGGTGCAGTAAACACAACTATATGCTTTATATATGCATATGCTGGCTCTACGTGGTCAAAAGGCTTAAAAAATCGCTCAATATTTTCCCTCCACATTAACTGAACAGGCTCCCATGAACCTGTTACCCATACAGGGAGTAATAGGAGGATTAAAAATATAAGCATCCCTATGCACAATGATATTAAAGCGCTTTTGGATATTAGCCATTTAAATTTTTCAAAGAATTCATATCTTAATTCACTAAATGAAAAATTTTGATGAAGTTTTAAAAAAATACAGAATAGGCTATAAAAGCCCATGGAAAATAAAGCCACAGATAGCCCAATAGGTCCTTTCATAAAGGATCCTATTGAGCCAATAGAATAGATTGCTAAGAGACATAAAAAACGACCTTCAATACCCCCGGCAATAAAAAACCAGAACATAAGCCAAACAAAAAGCAGATTCAACATATCGGCTGATGCATGTCTTGACCAGAATAAGAACATTACGGTAGTTAGAAGTAGCATCCCTGATATAAAGCCTGTTTTTGCATCAAAGAGTCTCCTGCCGATAAAAAATGTAATAATACATGAGCACATACCAGCTATTGCACTAGGCAGACGTGTTGTAAGTTCTGTAACGCCACCTTTAAGAGAAAATGGGACAATTGCCCAGTAGCTTAGTAGAGGCTTATCAAAATAGAGCATCCCATTTATAGTCGGCATAAAATAATTACCTGACTCTATCATCTCTCTGGCGATTACAGCCCATCTTCCCTCAGAACCCCAGAGTGACCTTATGGACAAGCCTGTGAACATTATCGTGCAACCGGAGAAAACAAGCAACACAAGGAATAACCAATCCTCTTTTGACCACTTTATATGGCTCATCTTCATTCTTTATAGTATACCTTACTATCTATATGTGTTTTTTAAACCAATCTACCTCTATCTTTATTTAAAATAACTACATTATGTGAAGAAAAAGCAACTCAAATATTCAACAAGGTCTCTTGCTATGGGCATATCCTTAAAGACCTTTGCAAAAAAAGTTGTTTAGATTTTGAAAAAAATGAAAAATTATTGTTAATATAACCTTTTATCTGCTAAACTTCTGCAAATCAAATGGCAGAGACCACAGAAATCCATGAAAAAGACCCCAATGGAAAATGGAAGCAGGTCTTTTATAACAGACGCATAGCAGTCATGGTCCTTCTTGGCTTTTCTTCTGGATTGCCACTGCCTCTCACATCAGGGACACTTCAGGCATGGCTTACAGTGGCAGGTGTGGATTTAAGGATTATAGGCATATTCTCCCTTGTATCAATACCGTATACCATAAAATTTGTATGGTCTCCTTTAATGGACCGTTTTGTGCCACCATGGCTCGGAAGACGCAGGGGCTGGATTTTACCCATCCAATTGATCCTCATGGTATCCATAAGTATAATGGGTTTTATCTCACCCCAATATGCACCATTCCTCCTTGCCACGATGGCATTTTTCATTGCCTTTGTATCTGCTTCCCAGGATATTGTCATAGATGCCTATAGAACTGATATACTCCCTGATAGAGAAAGAGGTATAGGGGCAGCCACATTTATCATGGGTTATCGTATAGCCATGCTTCTGGCAGGGGCTGTGGCATTGATTCTGTCTCAGGTAATAGACTGGCAGAAGACATATCTTTTAATGGCAATCCTTATGATTATAGGTATGATAGGGACATCTGTGGGAAGAGAACCTGACTCCCAGATAAAACCCCCTAAAAGCATAGAAGAGGCTGTATGGGGACCATTAAGAGACTTTTTCACAAGAGAAAAGGCCATGATTATACTTCTCCTTATAATACTTTACAAGCTCGGTGATGCATATGCAGGTGCCCTGACCACTGCATTTCTCATAAGGGGTGTTAATTTTTCTCCTGCCGAAGTAGGGACAATAAACAAAGGAATGGGTCTTGTTGCAACCATTTTAGGTGCCATGTTTGGAGGGGCACTCATGATAAAACTCAGGCTATACAAATCCCTTATGCTTTTCGGTATCCTTCAGATGGTTTCAAACCTGTCCTTTATGCTCCTTGCCTTAACAGGCAAAAACTATCCTGTTATGGTATTTGCCATTGCCTTTGAAAATATAACAGGGGGTATGGGTTCAGCGGCATTTCTTGCCTTTGTCATGGCCATATGCAACAAACGCTACAGCGCTACACAGTATGCGCTCCTTTCATCACTTGCTGCGCTTGGAAGGGTTTTTATATCTCCGACATCAGGTTATATTGTTGAGGCAACAGGCTGGGCAATATTCTTCTTATTCACTGCCATTACAGCCATGCCCGGACTGGTATTACTGTGGATACTTGAGGATACTATAAACACTGTTGAAGACAATTAAATATCTAATCAGAGAAGCTGAAATCACCAAGTGGCCTTTCAAATGTAAATTGACCTGGTTTTCCGAGTAGCTCCTTTACTACTGTATTGAAACCACCACTGAACGCCACAAAAGGTAACGATACAATAAACCCTGCTGTCCCTATGGTACAGGCAACTATACCAAGGGGACGCATGATAATCAAATCAAACATTATCATGGTGCCGCTTGGGTTGTTTTTGCTACTCCCTATAGGCTCTGTCCCCTGTATAGATTGACTATATAGGGGCTGGCTTAATAAAACTAATATCAAACAAAAAAATAAAATCAATGAAATAGCTCTTTTCATCTTTTACCCCTTTTTTATTTAAGAATTTACATATCGAAGTCTATAATACTAATACAATCATGTCAATGTATCTTTTCTATGAACATCCAATAATTTTATAATTGACTTCAAAATGTTTTAATGATAAAAAAAGGAAATATTTCAGGAGGGTAGCGTTTGAAAAAGAATAAGTCAGCCATAAAGAGAGCAAGACAGGCAGAAGAGAGACGCCTGAGAAATTCCCATTACAAATCCACCATGAAGACATATGTAAAAAAGACGATGACATCTATGGGTAGCAAAGACATTGATCGTCTTGGAGAAGACTTAAAAAAGGCCATATCTTATATTGATAAGACAGCATCAAAAGGTGTAATCCACAGAAAGACTGCCTCGAGAAAGATTTCAAGACTCACAAAGAAGGTTAATAAAATCCTTGGGGCTACAGGTAAGCAGCAACAGGCACAATAATCAAAAAATCTTTTAATATTCGGTCATTATTGAGGCACAAAAACGTTTGGCCATTCTATCTGAGACGATGGCAATGGCCTCTTTTTTATTGTAATCCTCTATGTTTCTGTCATCTGTTCTGTATATATGACTGTCGGAGAAAGACCACCTCCTTATAAGGTTCCCGTCTTTCCTGAATAGAGATAACTCAATGTAGACAAGGAGGCTCTTTTCTATTACTATACCGTTTTTATCCAGGGCATTAGGGGTTGTTTTTACATCCTTGATTACGCCTTCTAAATAGGTTTCTGCATTTCTTTTATTCACTTCAAAGATTCCTGAAGCCATCAGTTGTCTTGTGAAGGCATCGGTAAAATATAGAGATGTATGGGGTTCATAGGTAATATTTTTAAAAACAGGCAAATAAACAGACCTTATCTCGCCACCGTATATACCCTTATCCCCTACAAGCTGATAACCGCATCCTGTGATAAATAGGAACAATACCAATGAGAGAAGGCTCAGAAATTTCATCTTTCCCATATCCTTAGCAAACAATATTTACAAGTTTATTTGGGACAACAACTACCTTTTTCACAGATTTTCCCTCTATGTGTTTCTGAACCTTTTCGAGGCTCAGCGCTGCCTCTTTTATTGTCTCCTGCTGTGCATCCCTCTCTATCTCAAAAGTATCTCTCAATTTACCGTTTACCTGGACAGCGATGGTTACCTTGTCCTCCATAGTAAATTCTTCTTTAAATTCAATCCACTTGTATCTCAATATTGCCATTTCACCACCAAGCATCTCCCATAGTTCTTCTGTGATATGGGGCACAAAGGGAAAAAGAAGTCTGAGGACTACCTCTATTGAACCCTTTAAGAGACCGAGTTCATCTTTTGTTTCTCTTGGCTTTTCAAGAAATTTATATATAACATTAACAAGCTCCATTATACTGGCAATGGCTGTATTGAGATGGAACCTCTCTATATCCTCTGTGACCTTTTTAATGGTCTTGTGTATCCTCAATGTAAGGAAACGGCTTTCATTGTCATCTCTTGTGGGAATAATCGTAGACTCTATCTCTTTTATGGAATCCAATCTTTCTGTTACAAGCCTCCATACCCTCTGGAGAAATCTGAAACATCCCTCAATACCTTTATCACTCCAATCAAGGTCTTTTTCAGGAGGCGCCGCAAATAGACAGCAAAGCCTTGTAGCATCTGCACCGTATTTCTCTATAAGATAATCAGGGTCAACTACATTACCCTTTGATTTACTCATCTTTGCCCCATCTTTTATAACCATACCTTGTGTGAGGAGATTATCAAAGGGCTCTCTCACCTCAACTAAGCCAAGCTCATTCAGGACTCTATTGAAAAATCTTGAATAGAGAAGGTGAAGGACAGCGTGTTCCACACCTCCTATATACTGGTCAACAGGCATCCAATAATTAACCCGTTCTGTATCAAGAGGGCCTTCATTATACTCAGGACATGCGTATTTAAGGAAATACCACGATGATTCCACAAAGGTATCCATGGTATCTGTCTCTCTTTTTGCGTCACTATTACATACAGGACATTTCACCTTATAAAAATCCTCAAAGTCAGACAATGGAGATCTACCTACCATTTTGACCTCAAGATTAAGAGGTAGCTCCACTGGGAGTTGTTCATACGGAACAGGGACAATACCACATTTATCACAATATATAATAGGTATGGGTGCACCCCAATACCTCTGTCTTGATATACCCCAATCTCTCAGCTTGAAATTTATTGTCCTTCTACCTAAACCTTTCTTCTCCAGATAATCTATAATGCTCTGTATTGCCTGTCTGTTATTCATTCCGTTAAAATCACCGGAGTTCACCAGAAAACCATCACCCTCGTAAGCGTTTTCCATTGTACTGGGATCAAGTTCTCTATTTTCTGGCATAATGGTGATTATGATGGGTAAACCGTATACCTTTGCAAACTCAAAATCCCTCTGGTCATGGGCAGGAACAGACATAATCGCCCCTGTGCCGTATTCCATGAGGACAAAGTTTCCTATGTATATGGGCACCTTTGAATTGTTTAATGGGTTTATGGCATAATGGCCTGTAAAAATGCCCTCTTTTGTTCCCTGAAGTTCAGCCCTGAAGCTTCTATCCTGCGTCTTTGCCTTCTCTATAAATGCCCGCACACCTGCCTCATATGCTGTTCCCTTGGAAAGTTCAAGGGCAAGGGGGTGTTCAGGGGCGAGCGCCATGAATGTGACGCCATAGAGTGTATCAGGTCTTGTGGTAAATATGGTTAATTTTTCACCATTCTCTAATTTAAAATCTACCTCAACACCATAGCTCTTACCTATCCAGTTCCTTTGCATATTTAACACCCGCTCAGGCCAACCAGAAAGTTTGTCGCAAAATTCATAGAGTTCATCTGCATATTTTGTAATAGCAAAAAACCACTGGGTTAGTTCTTTCTGGATAACAGACTCATTACATCTCCAACAAAGACCATCTACAACCTGTTCATTGGCAAGAACAGTCTGACATTTCACACAGTAATTGACAGGTGCACTTTTTCTATATACAATGCCTTTTTCAAACATCTTGAGAAACATCCACTGTTCCCATCTGTAATAATCCACATGGCATGTAGCTATCTCCCTTGACCAGTCATAGCTGAATCCCAGACGTTTTAGCTGTTTCTTCATGTAGTCTATGTTGTCATATGTCCATTTTGCCGGATGGACTCCCCGCTCTATAGCAGCGTTCTCTGCAGGCATACCAAAGGCGTCCCAGCCCATGGGATGAAGGACATTATATCCGCTCATAGTCTTATATCTTGCTATCACATCACCTATAGAATAATTACGCACATGGCCCATATGTATCTTTCCAGAGGGATAAGGAAACATCTCAAGGAGATAATATTTCTTTTTATCCTTCTCTTCTATAACACGAAATAGATCCTCTTTTTCCCATATGGTCTGCCTCTTCTCTTCAATTACCTGTGGTTCATACTGTTTCATATTGTAATCCTTGGTAAAAATTTATTTCTTCCTCTTTTGCATAGCCCTTATCCTGAGCCTTAAGGCATTCAACCTTATAAATCCCCCTGCATCAGACTGTTGATACACAGAGTCTCTATCAAAGGTGGCAAAATCTTTCATATAAAGGGATCTATCTGACTTTCTTCCTGCTACTATGCAATTACCTTTATAGAGTTTAAGCCTCACGGTCCCTGTAACACCTTTTTGTGCCTCATCTGTAAATGCCTTTAATGCCTCCATCTCAGGAGAATACCAGAAACCGTAATATATAAGCTCTGAAACTTTAGGAATCAGGCTGTCTCTTAAATGCATGACCTCTCTATCCATGGTTATGGATTCTATAGCCCTATGGGCAGTATGCAGTATGGTGCATCCAGGGGTCTCATAAACCCCCCTTGATTTCATACCTACAAACCTATTTTCCACAAGATCTACCCTGCCTATACCGTTTGCCCCACCTATCTTATTTAGATGGGCAACGATCTTATAAGGGGTCATTTTCTTTCCGTCTATCTTTATGGGTGTGCCGTCCTCAAACTCTATCTCTATATAGGTTGGCTTATCCGGTGCCCTTTCAGGGGAAACAGTGGTGAGGAACATATCTTCATTCGGTTCGTTCCATGGGTCTTCCAGTATACCACCTTCATAACTTATGTGCATGAGATTCCTGTCCATACTGTATGGTTTCTTTTTTGTGACAGGGACAGGTATGTCGTGTTCTTTTGCATAATCTATAAGTTCTTCCCTTGATGAAAAATCCCATTCCCTCCAGGGTGCTATAATCTTTATATTTGGGTTAAGGGCATAATAGGTAAGTTCAAACCTCACCTGGTCATTGCCTTTCCCCGTGGCACCATGGGATACGGCATCTGCCTTCTCTATCCTTGCTATCTCTATCTGTCTTTTTGCAATAAGGGGTCTTGCTATAGATGTGCCCATAAGATAACTACCCTCATACACTGCGTTTGTTTTTATGGCAAAGAAGATAAAGTCTCTTGCAAACTCTTCTTTCAGGTCTTCTATGTAGACCTTTGATGCACCGGTTTTTAGCGCCTTTTGTTTGAGGCCTTTCAATTCTTCTTCCTGTCCTACATCGGCAGCATAGGCAATGACCTCGCAACCATATTTTTCAATAAGCCATTTTACAATAATTGATGTGTCGAGACCGCCAGAATACGCCAAAACTACCTTTTTAATATCTGACATTTTCAACCTCCGAAAAAATAATCAATCTTTTGACGCCTTATCATCTATTTAGAATAAGCCACTCAAGAAGCGCCTTTTGGGCATGTAATCTGTTCTCTGCCTGGGTAAATATAACATTCTGAAAATCCTCAAAGACCTCATCTGTTATCTCCTCTCCTCTGTGGGCAGGGAGACAATGGAGTATTATGGCATCATCTCTTGCAGATTTCAGTAATTCTCTATCTATCTTAAATGAGCTAAACACCTGCCTTCGCTCGCTCTCTTCCCCTTCCTGCCCCATACTTACCCATACATCTGTGTTTATTACATCGGCATCCTTAATTGCCTCAAAGGGGTCATGGAATAGCTTGAAATTGTTCTTCTTTTCCGCCAAAGATGAAAGATGGGGTAATGGTTCATAGCCTTTAGGCGTTGCCATGGTTAAATTAAGGTCTAATAATATACATGCCTCTATCCATGAGTTTGCCATATTATTCCCATCGCCTATATACGCAATCTTGAGTTCCCTTAAGTCCCCTTTTATCTCCCAGATGGTAAAAAGATCGGAAAGCACCTGGGTAGGATGATATATATCAGTAAGACCATTTATAACAGGTATGGTTGCCCATTTTGCAAGTTCCTCCACCACATCCTGTCCATAGGTTCTTATCATAATAGCATCCACGTATCTACTCAAGACCCTTGCGGTATCTCTTACAGGTTCACCCCTGCCGATCTGGGTATCACCTTTGTTCAATAAAACCGCCCTCCCACCCAGGTCATTTATACCTATTTCAAAGGATACCCTTGTTCTGGTAGATGATTTTTCAAATATCATGGCAAGGTGCCTGCCTTTTAAAGGCTCATGCACTGTGCCATGCTTTCTCATCTTTTTGAATTCCTTGGCCCTTTCCAACAGATACAGGCACTCTTCATTTTTTATATCAAGAAGTTTTGTAAAATCCCTTTTCAATGTTCTCTCCTGTTTTTAAGTGTTTAAGTTTTTGTTTTCATATGTCTATCAAAGATCCTCTCTGCTATCTCAAGAAATAGGTCTACATCATCCTTAGTGATTATAAGAGGTGGTAGCAATCTTATGATTCTCCC
This genomic window contains:
- the argF gene encoding ornithine carbamoyltransferase, which produces MKRDFTKLLDIKNEECLYLLERAKEFKKMRKHGTVHEPLKGRHLAMIFEKSSTRTRVSFEIGINDLGGRAVLLNKGDTQIGRGEPVRDTARVLSRYVDAIMIRTYGQDVVEELAKWATIPVINGLTDIYHPTQVLSDLFTIWEIKGDLRELKIAYIGDGNNMANSWIEACILLDLNLTMATPKGYEPLPHLSSLAEKKNNFKLFHDPFEAIKDADVINTDVWVSMGQEGEESERRQVFSSFKIDRELLKSARDDAIILHCLPAHRGEEITDEVFEDFQNVIFTQAENRLHAQKALLEWLILNR